The Bubalus kerabau isolate K-KA32 ecotype Philippines breed swamp buffalo chromosome 14, PCC_UOA_SB_1v2, whole genome shotgun sequence genome segment CCAGAATGCTGTAGTGGGGGCCGGAGAGCTTTGACGTGTAGGTCTCACGTGATGCTGGTGAGAACCGGCCCCCATGAAGCGTTTGTTCTGTGTCTGCATTGCTTTTATCCAGTCCTGATGAGGTCGGTACTATCTCCACTTTTCAGATGAGGACACcaaggtacagagaggttaagtaacttgttcgTGGTCACGCAGCCACTGAGCAGAGGAGCAGACGTAGGACTGTCAACCATTACCTGAGCTGTCCCACCTGTGGCCGCCCGCCGCAAGTGGCTGTGAGCATCCGTGATGTAGCTGGCCCCAGCGGAGACTTGGTGATTTCAATAGTAGGAAGAAGAATGTGAACTCactatttttttatgtttattatacgttatgtgtgtgtgaagtcgctcagtcgtgtctgactctttgcaaccccatggactgtagcctaccaggctcctccgtccatgggattttccaggcaagagtactggagtgggttgcaatttccttcgccagaggatcttccccacccagggatcgaacccgggtctcctgcattgtaggcagatgctttaccgtctgagccaccagggaagtcattataCGTTATAGTGACAATACTTAAGATATTTTGGTTGAAATTAACTATATTATAAAAAATCAAATCGGTTTCTAAACGATTTAAAATCCGTGTGTGGCTTGTGTCACATTTCTACTGGGCAGTTTCATGCCTTGTGAAGTGGGGCTGCTGGTCTTGGGGTGAGTATCTGCTGCATCCAACGGAGTGATTCTGGGAAGTTAAGATTTTCTGAGTCTTGTTTCCCTTGTGTTGGAAACAGGGTTACTGTTTGTGGAATTGCTACTGTGAAGGGACAGGTGAAGGCTTATGACGTGGGTGGGtgtttgctttgcatttccctggtgggtagggatgttgagcatctcgcatgcttattgaccatttgtgtCTCTTTGGAGAAGTATCTGGTTGTTTTTGCCTCTGATTTTAGCTGGGCTGTTTATCTTTTTCTGGTTGAGATGTAAgagttttttttatatattctgaacaCTAATCAGTGACATGATTTGCaaactttttctccctttctgtggattctcttcttattttattgatggtgtcctttgaagcacagaagtttttaaattttgagttcACTTTAGCTGTCTtatctttgtttgcttttaaacatttaaaaaccatTAACTAATCCAGGGTTATGAAGGTTCACAACCTGTTCCCCCCCCCCCTtagggttttatagttttagctctaggtctttaatccattttaacttGCAAGGATTGTGTCTTCCTTCAGTAgcacttgttgaaaagactgttcttttccTATTGGATGGTCTTGGGACTCTGTAGAAAATCAACTGGCCACAGGCGTATGGGTTTATTTTTGATTCTCAGTTCTACTGCATTgatctgtatgtttatttttatgccaGCACCATGCTGCCTTAATTACTGATGCtttattgtaaatttttaaattggaatgtaagtcctctaactttgttcttctctttcaagtttgttttggctattctggttAGCTTGTATTTCTACATGAATTTCAGGATTGGTTGccaatttctgcaaagaagtcaATCTTTTGATGGGGGATTAGGTTTTATCTGTGGATCACTTTGGGGAATATTAACATCTTAGCAAAATGAAGTCTTCCGGTCCACAAATATGATGGGTTTACTtacatcttctttaatttctttcggtatgttttatagtttaaaatgtACAAATCTTTTACCTATTTGGTTAAATTTACTTCTgggcattttcctttttttgtgttaCTGTAAATAAAGTTGTTTAGTAATTTTCTTCTTAAGTTATTCACTACaggtataaagaaagaaaattgattttCATGTATTGATCTTGTACCTCATAACTTTGTTGAATTAACTTACTAGCTCTAATAGCTTTTTTTTGTAGAATCTTATTGGTTTTCTATACACAAGATCCTGCCACCTGCAAATAAAGACAGTTTACTTATTCCTCTCAAACTTTGATATATTTTAGTCACTTTCCTGCGTGTGTGCTCTGGCCAGAGCCTCCAGGACTGTGTTGAATAGCAGGTCTGGTTCTGATCTTGGGGCCGAGGCACCTTGGAGTGTCACATAGCTGTGGGGCATTTGGCTGCTCTCAGGTGGAGGTTCCCTCCGACCtagtttcttgaattttttttttttttaacttttatcatGAAAAGGTGATGGACTTTTTGTCAGATgttttttctgcttccttttagATTTCTTACAGTTCTTGTCTTGCCACATTTCCATTTACAGAATTGCAGTCTGGATTTGAAAACACAGTGGCTTCAGGATTCTGAAGGTGCAACATGTACTTGATTTTAGAAAGATTGTAAGAGAAATATGCAAGGCCTCTAAGCACACCTGGCAGAAGGTGGCCTTAAGGAGCACCAGCTGCTGCTGTCctagtgtgtgttcagtcatcgGTGCGTGGCTCATTCCAAAATTGGGGTGACCCCCACCATGGCCACCTGGGTGCTGAGAACCAGCCCTTGCAGCTGTGCAGCTCTGCACCAGTGTCCGTGGGGACTGAGGGactggtggcaggggtggggttaCTAGGGATGTGGGGGTAGGCTTGTCTCTGTGGAAGCCTGGCTGCCCCTTGGGCAGGGGCACTGGCAGGCGTGCCTGAGCCTGCTGCGTGTGTTCTGGGTGCATGCTGACAACTGTGCGTGTCCACCTCCCACAGTCCCTAAGCCCCGTCTTACAGATGCAGGAGGTTGACATGGTTGACAAGTGGTGGATCTCTGCCCTGTACTGGCAGCTCTCTGGACCGGGCGGCCCCAGAGGGCTTGTCGCTGGACCGTCCTGCCCAGGGCGGGAGCGGGGGTCAAATCCAGGGACAGTGGTGCAGGAGGGCGGGCTCAGGAGCACGGGGTGACAGCGAGGGGCTGGTCCGCAGTGTGGGGCCGCGCGGGGCCGCCTGGGAGGTGGCGCTGGTGTTTGCACGGTGCCCTGACCCAGCTTCACCTGTAGGGCCCTCCGACAGCATGGAGGTGCCCCTCCTCCATGTCTGGCCAGGTGTGCAGGCGAGCGTGTGATTACGAAGGACCTACCAGGTGCCCTCGGGAGCTGAGGGGCACGGGCTGAAGCCCTGCCCCTGGGTGTTCCTGCGGCCCCTAATGAGTGCGGCCCCTTGCTGCTCCCAGGCCGCCGTGGGGAGGAGCTGCGCGCGGGCCGCGGGGCCGCGTGCGCATTCTGCGGCTGTCAGCCACGGTCTGGGGACGGAGGGGTCGGCGGGACGGCTTGAATCCAGGGCCTGTCCGCAGCGTCGGGAGGCTGTCCAGAGAGCTCAGGGCGGAGGAGCAAGGCGGGGACAAGGGATCGCGTGGGGGCCGCATTTCCCTGCCTGGGCCCTCCGTGGGGCCCGGGAAGACGCCCCGCGGAGGAAGAACGCCTCCCAGGGCCAGGCCGCCCTGTGCTCGGCCGGCGCGGCTTCCGCCGCGGGGGCGGGCCGGGGCTTTTGCACGCGGGCCCTGAAGAGCAGGGTGCGTCCCGAAGTCCCCCAAGGGCTTCAGCCCTGGCAGAGAGGGTCGGCCGCCGAGCCGGTGAGGTGAGCGAAAACCACGGGCAAAGGCGCAGGGAGGCCAAGTCGCGG includes the following:
- the LOC129626519 gene encoding uncharacterized protein LOC129626519 isoform X1; the protein is MSAAPCCSQAAVGRSCARAAGPRAHSAAVSHGLGTEGSAGRLESRACPQRREAVQRAQGGGARRGQGIAWGPHFPAWALRGAREDAPRRKNASQGQAALCSAGAASAAGAGRGFCTRALKSRVRPEVPQGLQPWQRGSAAEPVRREEEKSPGGVKWTQLEHRGPWFAAPYEPLPEGGPSTTVRTAPAAQVAVGRAAFSIRVL
- the LOC129626519 gene encoding uncharacterized protein LOC129626519 isoform X2, which translates into the protein MSAAPCCSQAAVGRSCARAAGPRAHSAAVSHGLGTEGSAGRLESRACPQRREAVQRAQGGGARRGQGIAWGPHFPAWALRGAREDAPRRKNASQGQAALCSAGAASAAGAGRGFCTRALKSRVRPEVPQGLQPWQRGSAAEPVRREEEKSPGGVKWTQLEHRGPWFAAPYEPLPEGGPSTTCSVIKVLKCTTAERTP